The Geotalea uraniireducens Rf4 genome window below encodes:
- a CDS encoding sigma-54-dependent Fis family transcriptional regulator yields the protein MAVSRDEFFREVTLRICSSLQINTAFGRVFEYLREHFPMDHMFLDITDKSLGVIRHIAVATIGTKTPEEIITIPEGLWEWVRKLQVPFILTPSDQDDRIRAFAPLIKLEGHSDLSMPLRIEEELIGFLVLRARGEGKFTPEHVELLATVAEPFAIALANVLAHEEVIKYRDILIDDNRFLNREILSSAGDDIVGGNSGLRNVMEMVRQVAPLSNTVLLMGETGTGKEVIANAIHFASPRKDGPFIKVNCGAIPESLIDSELFGHEKGAFTGAVAAKRGRFERASGGTIFLDEIGELPPQAQVRLLRVLQNREIERVGGSKPISVDIRVIAATHRNLERMVSENRFREDLWFRLNVFPIIVPPLRQRKDDVPALTRHFVELKSRELGIATPPAIAPGALERLMNYGWPGNVRELENLVERELIRHRGGQLRFDSLLPSERGGETQPVTEGKSGGPLNLDEAMSLHIGKVLKMTKGKIHGPGGAAELLGINPNTLRGRMNKLGIIYGRVRR from the coding sequence ATGGCCGTCAGCAGAGATGAATTTTTCAGAGAAGTTACCCTCAGGATTTGCAGCAGCCTCCAGATCAACACCGCATTCGGACGAGTGTTCGAGTATCTGCGGGAGCATTTCCCTATGGACCACATGTTCCTTGATATCACGGACAAAAGCCTCGGGGTGATTCGCCATATAGCCGTTGCCACTATCGGTACCAAGACCCCCGAGGAGATAATTACTATCCCTGAAGGGCTCTGGGAATGGGTAAGGAAACTGCAGGTCCCATTTATCCTGACCCCTTCAGATCAGGATGATCGTATTCGAGCATTTGCCCCCCTCATCAAGCTTGAAGGGCACTCGGATCTGTCGATGCCGCTCAGGATAGAAGAGGAGCTTATCGGATTCCTGGTCCTCCGTGCCAGAGGTGAAGGGAAATTTACTCCCGAACATGTGGAGTTGCTGGCGACTGTCGCCGAGCCGTTCGCAATAGCACTGGCCAATGTGTTGGCCCACGAGGAAGTAATAAAATACCGGGACATCCTTATCGACGATAACCGTTTTCTGAACAGGGAGATTCTTTCCTCGGCGGGCGACGATATTGTCGGAGGGAATTCAGGGCTACGCAATGTGATGGAGATGGTCCGTCAGGTGGCACCACTAAGCAATACGGTGCTCTTGATGGGGGAAACTGGAACGGGGAAGGAAGTCATTGCCAACGCGATACATTTTGCGTCGCCCCGCAAGGATGGCCCATTTATCAAGGTCAACTGCGGTGCCATCCCGGAAAGCCTCATCGATAGCGAGTTGTTCGGCCACGAAAAGGGCGCGTTCACAGGTGCGGTTGCGGCAAAGCGGGGGCGCTTCGAGCGGGCCTCAGGCGGCACCATCTTTCTCGACGAGATCGGCGAACTTCCGCCCCAGGCCCAGGTGCGGCTTCTCCGGGTGCTTCAAAACCGCGAGATTGAGCGTGTTGGAGGAAGCAAGCCGATCTCCGTTGATATCCGGGTAATCGCCGCCACCCACCGCAACCTGGAACGCATGGTTTCGGAAAACCGTTTCCGTGAAGACCTCTGGTTCCGCCTGAATGTCTTCCCGATCATCGTCCCCCCTTTGAGGCAGCGGAAAGACGATGTCCCTGCCCTCACACGCCATTTTGTGGAACTGAAAAGCCGGGAACTGGGGATAGCTACCCCCCCCGCCATTGCACCCGGTGCGCTGGAAAGACTTATGAACTACGGCTGGCCGGGAAATGTCCGGGAACTGGAAAACCTGGTGGAGAGGGAACTGATCCGACATCGGGGCGGACAACTGAGATTCGATTCTCTGTTGCCAAGCGAGAGAGGTGGCGAAACACAACCCGTCACGGAAGGGAAAAGTGGCGGCCCGTTAAACCTCGACGAAGCGATGTCCTTGCATATCGGTAAGGTTCTCAAGATGACCAAAGGGAAGATTCACGGTCCGGGTGGCGCGGCGGAATTGCTTGGCATCAATCCGAACACGCTGAGGGGGCGAATGAACAAGCTTGGCATAATTTACGGGCGAGTAAGAAGGTAA
- a CDS encoding TIGR04283 family arsenosugar biosynthesis glycosyltransferase has protein sequence MDRAAVEPEISIIVPVYNEAGIVGGLFRTLAEQSEVALELIICDGGSVDTTVTKIWALSEDAPFPVSVIHSGKGRGRQLNAGAAASRSKTLLFLHADSSFTDRHALRSGLDTLDAAVAKNGNDHLAGHFALRFVRRCDSRSHGYYHYECKARLHRRECTHGDQGLLLRRSFFDEAGPFDESLPILEDTRMAEAIRQKGSWLLLPAEIHTSARRLEREGLAERQTLNAIILNFAAIGREDFLLEIPAIYSCQDHCRQLQLSPFFSRFRQQIKALSWMDQLRLWYATGTYVRANAWQLALALDTHRNFQRGIEPGEGSTPCLEFYDRYLDRLTDHAPGRLLTALLVRFWFQFTCLASSFRDKHHKQKQAKHVPRLSAN, from the coding sequence ATGGACAGAGCGGCAGTTGAACCCGAAATATCCATTATCGTGCCGGTCTACAACGAGGCAGGCATAGTTGGCGGGCTGTTCCGCACCCTGGCCGAACAGTCCGAGGTGGCGCTTGAGCTCATCATCTGCGACGGCGGTTCTGTTGACACAACGGTAACAAAAATATGGGCATTGTCAGAAGACGCCCCCTTTCCCGTTTCCGTCATCCATTCCGGCAAGGGGCGCGGCCGGCAGCTCAATGCCGGCGCAGCTGCAAGCAGAAGCAAGACGCTGCTGTTCCTCCACGCCGACTCCTCCTTCACCGACCGCCATGCCCTCCGCAGCGGTCTCGACACCCTGGATGCGGCAGTGGCGAAAAACGGAAACGACCATCTGGCGGGACACTTTGCCCTGCGCTTTGTCCGCCGATGCGACAGCCGCTCCCATGGATACTATCACTACGAATGCAAAGCCCGCCTGCACCGCAGGGAATGCACCCACGGCGATCAGGGGCTCCTCCTGCGGCGATCGTTTTTCGATGAAGCTGGGCCATTCGACGAATCGCTCCCCATATTGGAAGACACGAGGATGGCCGAGGCTATCCGCCAAAAGGGGAGCTGGCTGCTCCTACCCGCCGAAATCCACACCTCGGCCCGGCGTTTGGAACGCGAAGGTCTTGCCGAACGGCAGACACTGAACGCCATCATCCTCAACTTCGCAGCCATCGGCCGGGAGGACTTTCTCCTCGAAATCCCCGCTATTTACAGCTGTCAGGACCACTGCCGGCAATTGCAACTGTCCCCCTTTTTCAGCAGATTCAGACAACAGATCAAAGCCTTGTCCTGGATGGACCAACTCCGGCTCTGGTATGCCACCGGCACCTATGTGCGCGCAAACGCCTGGCAACTGGCCCTGGCATTGGACACGCACCGCAATTTCCAGCGCGGCATTGAGCCGGGAGAAGGGAGCACCCCGTGCCTGGAATTCTACGACCGCTACCTTGACCGCCTCACCGACCATGCTCCCGGCAGGCTGCTGACAGCCCTTCTTGTCCGGTTCTGGTTTCAGTTCACCTGCCTGGCTTCATCCTTCCGCGACAAGCATCACAAACAAAAACAGGCGAAGCACGTGCCCCGCCTGTCCGCAAACTGA
- a CDS encoding chemotaxis protein CheV: METKNNNILLESDTNELEVVEFRVDELDAAGKVIPCYFGVNVAKVREIIRLPNMRKIINPNPAIYGMTKLRDKVITLIDLATVLNKNADGLVADRVIVLEFNRIIVGILVHSVSRIYRISWGCVEPPVKTINDSKVTGVVKMDDRIILILDFEKIIGELCSNDVMEHMSQGQLEMRSTFDRGQKNILVADDSAFIRHTICGSLRQAGYNVEEAENGEEAWNILTNKLNRCRTAQTSFKSELDLIITDVEMPKMDGLHLTSLIRKEDGLKELPIVIFSSLATEDNKNKWKTLGANDILTKPDLPDLVSRADNLVQ, from the coding sequence ATGGAAACTAAAAACAACAACATTCTGCTGGAAAGCGACACCAATGAGCTGGAGGTAGTAGAGTTCAGGGTCGATGAGCTTGACGCTGCCGGTAAAGTTATTCCCTGTTATTTCGGGGTAAACGTCGCCAAGGTGCGCGAAATAATCCGCCTGCCGAACATGCGGAAAATCATTAACCCCAACCCTGCAATCTACGGTATGACCAAGTTGCGCGACAAGGTAATCACCCTCATCGACCTGGCCACCGTCCTCAACAAAAACGCCGATGGCCTCGTGGCTGACCGGGTAATCGTCCTGGAATTCAACCGGATCATCGTCGGCATCCTCGTCCACTCGGTGTCGCGAATCTACCGTATTTCATGGGGATGCGTCGAACCGCCGGTAAAAACCATCAACGACTCGAAAGTTACCGGCGTCGTTAAAATGGATGACCGCATCATCCTCATCCTCGATTTTGAAAAGATCATCGGTGAACTCTGTTCCAACGACGTCATGGAACACATGAGCCAGGGGCAACTTGAAATGAGATCCACATTCGACAGGGGACAAAAGAACATTCTTGTTGCCGACGACTCCGCCTTTATCCGCCACACCATCTGCGGCTCCCTGCGACAGGCAGGCTACAACGTGGAAGAAGCGGAAAACGGAGAGGAGGCATGGAACATCCTGACCAACAAGCTGAATCGTTGCCGAACCGCACAGACAAGCTTCAAAAGCGAATTGGACCTGATCATCACCGATGTGGAAATGCCGAAAATGGACGGTCTGCACCTGACCTCGCTGATCAGGAAAGAAGATGGGCTCAAGGAGCTGCCTATTGTCATCTTCTCTTCGCTGGCCACCGAAGACAACAAGAATAAATGGAAAACTCTCGGCGCCAACGACATCCTGACAAAGCCTGATCTGCCCGACCTCGTATCAAGGGCGGACAACCTGGTACAGTAA
- a CDS encoding molybdopterin oxidoreductase family protein: MPGEIKRSVCPYDCPDTCGLLVEVVGDRAVKVSGDPEHPYTRSMLCPKMLHYEETVHSPLRLTTPLIRTGAKGTDSFRPISWKDAIAEIAGRWQGIIEKSGAEAILPYSYAGTMGLVQRNSGHPFFHRLGASRLARTICSPAKDAGWQAVMGETAAPHPDTVAKSDLVILWGINAAATSIHFLHGVREAKKNGAKVWLIDTYETPTAAAADRTFLVRPGSDGALALGLMHVLVRDGLVDQDFINDHVQGFAELKEQVIAAYPPEEASRLTGLPVEVIEQMAKEYGAAAAPFIRLGSGLSRYGNGAMTVRTIACLPALTGAYGINSGGCFPGTSTGPAFAMKEVIREDFMAHPTRIVNMNRLGHSLNDMNDPPVMGLYVYHSNPAAVTPDQNAVLRGLAREDLFTVVHERFMTDTARYADIILPATSSLEHSDLYRSYGTYCVQRAKAVIPAVGESKSNWEVFGLLAEAMGFNEPFFRQSADELIDHLLAIPTPMRAGIDMEALAAGKAVELSIPAGPTSSFRTPSGKIEILNPREHHPLPCYLPPHGEKDPFPFRLMTAPTLFALNASFYEQEELRRRQGGMSLQMNPADAQKLGLMDGERVIAWNGLGEVAFILRVTPKVPSGVVVAEGVWWLAYAPGSRSVNALTSQRLTDEGNGSTFYDNRVDVRRDLSGKIV; this comes from the coding sequence ATGCCCGGTGAGATCAAACGTTCGGTCTGCCCCTACGACTGCCCGGACACCTGCGGCCTTTTGGTGGAGGTGGTTGGCGACAGGGCTGTAAAGGTAAGCGGCGACCCTGAACATCCCTATACCCGCAGCATGCTCTGCCCGAAGATGCTCCACTACGAGGAGACGGTCCACTCACCGCTCCGCCTCACTACGCCGCTCATCCGCACCGGCGCCAAGGGCACGGACAGTTTCCGCCCCATCTCCTGGAAAGATGCGATTGCCGAAATTGCCGGCCGCTGGCAGGGGATCATCGAAAAATCCGGTGCGGAAGCCATCCTCCCATACTCCTACGCCGGCACCATGGGGCTCGTCCAGCGAAACAGCGGCCACCCCTTCTTCCACCGCCTCGGCGCCTCCCGTCTGGCCAGGACCATCTGCTCGCCGGCAAAGGACGCCGGATGGCAGGCGGTCATGGGCGAGACGGCCGCTCCCCACCCGGACACGGTAGCCAAGAGCGACCTGGTGATCCTCTGGGGAATCAATGCCGCGGCCACCAGCATCCATTTCCTGCACGGGGTGCGGGAAGCAAAGAAAAACGGCGCAAAGGTATGGCTGATCGACACCTACGAGACCCCGACCGCGGCTGCGGCAGACCGGACTTTTCTCGTTCGTCCCGGCAGCGACGGGGCCCTGGCCCTGGGACTCATGCACGTCCTGGTGCGAGACGGCCTGGTAGACCAGGATTTCATCAATGACCACGTACAGGGCTTTGCCGAACTGAAAGAACAGGTCATCGCTGCATATCCGCCGGAAGAAGCGAGCAGGCTCACAGGCCTGCCGGTGGAAGTCATCGAGCAGATGGCAAAGGAGTACGGAGCTGCCGCCGCCCCGTTCATCCGCCTCGGCAGCGGTCTCTCCCGCTACGGCAATGGCGCCATGACCGTGCGCACCATCGCCTGCCTCCCGGCGCTGACAGGCGCCTACGGCATAAACAGCGGGGGCTGCTTCCCCGGCACCTCCACCGGCCCGGCCTTTGCCATGAAAGAGGTGATCCGGGAGGATTTCATGGCGCACCCCACCCGCATCGTCAACATGAACCGCCTGGGACACTCCCTGAACGACATGAACGATCCGCCGGTAATGGGACTCTACGTCTACCACTCGAATCCCGCTGCAGTAACCCCGGACCAGAATGCCGTTCTCAGGGGGCTCGCACGGGAGGACCTGTTCACCGTGGTCCACGAACGGTTCATGACCGACACCGCCCGTTATGCGGACATCATCCTCCCCGCCACATCATCCCTTGAGCACAGCGACCTCTATCGCAGCTACGGCACCTATTGCGTCCAGCGCGCCAAGGCCGTCATCCCTGCCGTTGGCGAGAGCAAGTCCAACTGGGAAGTTTTCGGTCTGCTGGCCGAGGCAATGGGCTTCAATGAGCCGTTCTTCCGCCAGAGCGCCGATGAACTGATCGACCATCTGCTCGCCATCCCCACACCCATGCGGGCAGGGATCGACATGGAGGCCCTTGCAGCCGGCAAAGCGGTGGAGCTCTCCATACCGGCCGGCCCGACAAGCAGCTTCAGGACGCCATCGGGAAAGATCGAAATCCTCAACCCGCGGGAGCACCATCCCCTCCCCTGCTACCTCCCCCCCCACGGCGAAAAAGACCCCTTTCCCTTCCGGCTCATGACCGCACCGACCCTGTTTGCCCTTAACGCCTCCTTTTACGAGCAGGAGGAACTGCGCCGCAGACAGGGGGGCATGTCGTTGCAGATGAACCCGGCCGATGCGCAGAAGCTGGGCCTCATGGACGGCGAGCGGGTTATTGCCTGGAATGGCCTGGGAGAAGTGGCTTTTATCCTCCGGGTCACACCGAAGGTTCCCAGCGGGGTGGTGGTTGCGGAAGGTGTCTGGTGGCTGGCGTACGCCCCCGGTTCCCGCTCGGTCAATGCTCTTACATCCCAGCGTCTCACCGACGAGGGGAATGGAAGCACCTTTTATGATAACAGGGTGGATGTACGCCGGGATTTATCCGGCAAAATTGTCTAA
- a CDS encoding PAS domain S-box protein — MRMRNMSLKTRMALAVSSLFVVFTTTLVCFAVSYYEREYKKTISRQQYALVSSLANSVDDKLEILLNALEAGSPKISLDDITNADSAQRFLDNRFTLTSLFDNGLFIISRDGRLIAESPYLPNRRGKDISFRDFYKKTVAAGRPQISEPYLSTHNPDQPAIMLTVPIFDRQGKMLAILGGSINLMGKNILQGLTPFNIGATGYIYLCDSNRNLIVHPDKSRIMKPGTPPGVNMMFDRAIAGFEGSGETVNSSGVTVLASFKHLRTTDWILAANYPVAEAYAPLHKAVYYFVSAITVGVLAVLLLAWLLMKRLTEPLLAFTRHVESLPEKAGAQKQIAVDSSDEIGTLAKAFNAMLCELERRQEALRESEERYKAVFQNSHTVMMLLDPETAEIVDVNTAACRFYGHAKDELTRMRVTEINTLPPSEVFAEMNLARREERNCFSFRHRLADGSIRDVEVHGGPVRVKGKLLLFSVIHDITARKEAEDAFNASHTLLEKTLASLNEAVFIVETKTREIQDCNITALKMFGYERDQLIGARTSCLHVTEENSEWFGSEMLKSYERKGYFEVLFQMKRADGTVFPSEHFVTPIYDSDGNITSNVCVVRDITERKRAEDESRRLNELLEQRVGERTAELEASNKELEAFCYSVSHDLRTPLRGIDGFCSIVRQDYADKLDKPGREYLERIGSAAVRMGQLIDDLLNLSMVTRSQLTYDMVDLSHLARDIAQEFLLLEPDRRVEFEIADGVMAKADRRLIRSALENMLHNAWKFSSREQCTRIEFGVDTSEGDHIYYVRDNGVGFDMIYAHKLFRPFQRLHGMTEFVGTGVGLASVQRIVARHGGRVWVEAEPGKGATFFFTLAN; from the coding sequence ATGCGCATGCGGAACATGAGCCTGAAAACCAGGATGGCGCTGGCAGTTTCTTCCCTGTTTGTCGTATTTACCACGACTTTGGTCTGTTTCGCAGTCTCTTATTATGAACGTGAGTATAAAAAGACCATATCCCGCCAACAGTACGCCCTTGTTTCGTCTCTGGCGAACAGTGTCGACGACAAGCTCGAAATCCTTCTCAATGCCCTTGAAGCGGGCTCACCGAAAATATCCCTCGACGACATTACCAATGCCGACAGCGCACAACGCTTCCTAGACAACAGATTCACCCTGACTTCCCTTTTCGACAACGGGCTCTTTATTATCTCCCGGGATGGGCGGCTGATTGCCGAAAGTCCCTATCTTCCCAACCGGCGAGGGAAGGATATTTCGTTTCGCGATTTCTATAAAAAGACCGTTGCTGCAGGACGGCCGCAGATTTCCGAGCCGTACCTTTCCACCCACAATCCCGACCAACCGGCGATCATGCTGACCGTGCCCATCTTCGACCGGCAAGGTAAAATGCTTGCAATCCTCGGCGGCAGCATCAACCTGATGGGCAAGAACATCCTTCAGGGACTCACCCCCTTTAATATCGGGGCCACCGGCTATATCTATCTTTGCGACAGCAATCGGAACCTTATCGTGCATCCTGATAAGAGCAGGATCATGAAACCGGGGACGCCGCCCGGCGTCAACATGATGTTCGACAGGGCGATAGCCGGTTTTGAGGGGAGCGGGGAAACGGTCAATTCGAGCGGGGTGACGGTGCTTGCCTCCTTCAAGCATCTTCGTACCACCGACTGGATATTAGCGGCCAATTATCCCGTAGCCGAGGCCTATGCGCCGCTCCACAAAGCGGTGTATTACTTCGTCTCCGCCATTACGGTGGGGGTGCTTGCCGTGCTGCTCCTCGCCTGGCTGCTGATGAAACGCCTGACAGAGCCTTTGCTGGCATTTACCCGTCATGTGGAGTCCTTGCCGGAAAAGGCGGGGGCGCAGAAACAGATTGCGGTTGATTCCTCCGACGAAATCGGCACTCTGGCCAAGGCATTCAATGCCATGCTCTGCGAACTGGAGCGGCGACAGGAAGCCTTGCGCGAGAGCGAGGAGCGTTACAAGGCTGTTTTTCAGAATAGCCACACGGTGATGATGCTGCTGGACCCGGAAACGGCGGAGATCGTCGATGTCAACACCGCGGCGTGCAGGTTCTACGGCCATGCAAAAGACGAGCTGACGAGGATGAGGGTCACGGAGATCAACACCCTGCCGCCAAGCGAAGTATTCGCGGAGATGAACCTGGCCCGGCGCGAGGAGCGGAATTGCTTTTCATTCCGGCACCGGCTTGCGGATGGAAGCATCCGTGACGTTGAGGTCCACGGCGGTCCCGTGAGGGTAAAGGGGAAATTGCTGCTCTTCTCGGTCATTCACGATATTACGGCACGCAAAGAGGCTGAGGACGCGTTCAATGCGTCTCATACCCTTCTTGAAAAGACCCTGGCAAGCCTCAACGAGGCGGTGTTCATCGTCGAAACCAAAACAAGGGAAATTCAGGATTGCAATATCACCGCCTTGAAGATGTTCGGCTATGAGCGGGACCAACTGATTGGCGCACGTACATCCTGTTTGCATGTAACGGAGGAAAACTCCGAATGGTTCGGCAGTGAAATGCTGAAAAGTTATGAGAGGAAAGGGTACTTTGAGGTCCTGTTTCAGATGAAACGGGCTGATGGTACGGTTTTCCCGTCAGAACATTTCGTGACCCCCATCTATGATAGCGACGGAAATATTACGAGTAACGTGTGTGTGGTGCGTGACATTACCGAACGAAAACGGGCGGAGGATGAATCCCGACGCCTCAATGAGCTGCTCGAACAGCGGGTCGGCGAACGCACGGCCGAGCTGGAGGCGTCCAACAAGGAGCTGGAAGCATTCTGCTATTCCGTTTCCCACGATCTCCGCACCCCCCTGCGCGGCATCGACGGCTTCTGTTCCATTGTCCGGCAAGACTACGCCGACAAGCTGGATAAGCCTGGACGGGAGTATCTTGAGCGGATCGGCTCCGCTGCCGTACGCATGGGACAGTTGATCGACGATCTGCTCAATCTCTCCATGGTAACGCGCAGCCAGTTGACCTATGACATGGTTGACCTGAGTCACCTTGCCCGCGACATCGCCCAGGAATTTCTGCTGCTGGAGCCGGATCGCCGGGTCGAGTTCGAAATCGCCGACGGGGTGATGGCTAAAGCCGATCGCCGGTTGATCCGGAGTGCCCTGGAAAACATGCTGCACAACGCCTGGAAGTTCAGCAGTCGCGAGCAATGTACGAGAATCGAGTTCGGTGTCGACACCAGCGAAGGGGATCACATATATTATGTGCGCGACAACGGCGTCGGTTTTGACATGATTTACGCCCACAAGCTGTTCAGGCCTTTCCAGCGACTGCACGGAATGACCGAATTCGTGGGAACCGGCGTCGGTCTCGCTTCGGTCCAGCGTATTGTTGCCCGCCACGGGGGACGGGTCTGGGTAGAGGCGGAGCCCGGCAAAGGAGCCACATTTTTTTTCACCCTGGCAAACTGA
- a CDS encoding chromate transporter translates to MKQEQKQVSIWEIFRTFFYVGATGFGGGMAIVSLTERVCVHEKRWLGVDEFMHGLAFGQILGPFSLNTTVFIGYYLRGVVGGVTAGVGFIAPSFCIISLLSWLYFKFHELPQLQSALKGTNPVVIALILVAAIGMTRSKVKGLNDWLLAVLSFAAAAFFNMNALAILVLAGLWSLGRGYYQREHR, encoded by the coding sequence ATGAAACAAGAGCAAAAGCAGGTCTCCATCTGGGAGATTTTCAGGACGTTTTTTTATGTCGGCGCTACCGGCTTTGGCGGCGGCATGGCAATAGTTTCCCTTACCGAGCGGGTCTGTGTTCATGAAAAGCGCTGGCTGGGGGTCGATGAATTCATGCACGGCCTCGCCTTCGGTCAGATTCTCGGCCCTTTTTCCCTGAATACGACAGTCTTTATCGGCTATTACCTGCGCGGCGTGGTCGGTGGGGTCACTGCCGGCGTCGGATTCATCGCCCCGTCATTCTGTATCATCTCGCTTCTTTCCTGGCTCTACTTTAAATTCCACGAACTGCCCCAGCTCCAATCCGCCCTCAAAGGGACCAACCCCGTGGTCATCGCGCTCATTCTCGTGGCTGCGATCGGCATGACGCGCAGCAAGGTGAAAGGGCTCAATGACTGGCTGCTGGCGGTCCTCTCCTTTGCCGCGGCGGCTTTTTTCAACATGAATGCGCTCGCTATCCTGGTCCTGGCCGGGTTGTGGTCGCTGGGGCGCGGCTACTACCAGAGGGAACACCGCTGA
- a CDS encoding chromate transporter, translating to MAAIFNLAWIFLKIGLIFFGGGYVLIPLLHRIMVEQFHWLTLKEFLDGLALSQLTPGPLAMLATFTGFRAGGFVGGLVATVFIFLPCTALMLFLSSRYEKLRNMELIKTALDGILPAVVGLVTAAAYSLGKTSLLSPRDFFLLGGGFLILQFTKLSPMVVILGSGAIGYFFHFS from the coding sequence ATGGCCGCCATATTCAACCTTGCCTGGATTTTTCTCAAGATCGGCCTGATTTTTTTCGGCGGCGGTTATGTGCTGATTCCTCTCCTCCACCGGATCATGGTCGAGCAGTTCCATTGGCTGACGCTCAAGGAGTTCCTTGACGGGCTGGCGCTTTCCCAGCTTACTCCCGGTCCGCTCGCCATGCTGGCCACCTTCACCGGTTTCCGGGCCGGCGGCTTTGTGGGAGGGCTGGTGGCAACGGTTTTCATCTTCCTTCCCTGCACAGCACTTATGCTGTTCCTTTCAAGCCGTTATGAAAAACTGCGCAACATGGAACTGATCAAGACCGCCCTGGACGGCATCCTGCCTGCCGTGGTCGGCCTGGTTACCGCAGCGGCCTACAGCCTGGGGAAAACGTCGCTGTTGTCCCCCCGCGATTTTTTCCTCCTCGGAGGGGGATTCCTTATCCTCCAGTTCACCAAGCTGAGCCCGATGGTGGTGATTCTCGGGTCGGGCGCGATCGGATATTTCTTCCACTTTTCCTAG
- a CDS encoding TraR/DksA family transcriptional regulator — protein MTSAKAKRDQLLKEIIMEKKRKLWNELRGELFGKLGEEYHTQFEIALDDAERGLADLLEDTGLSIADIRRQELTLMEEAERRLSEGTYGVCDECGLEIDTERMKVAPYTRYCIKCQERSEGPPYPPGTKM, from the coding sequence ATGACTTCAGCAAAGGCAAAAAGAGATCAACTGCTCAAAGAGATAATAATGGAGAAGAAACGCAAGCTATGGAACGAACTCCGGGGGGAACTCTTCGGTAAACTGGGAGAGGAGTATCATACCCAGTTCGAGATAGCCCTGGACGATGCAGAGCGGGGGCTTGCCGATCTCCTGGAAGATACCGGCCTGTCCATTGCCGACATCAGGCGGCAGGAGCTGACGCTGATGGAAGAGGCAGAACGGAGGTTGTCGGAAGGAACCTACGGAGTCTGCGATGAATGCGGATTAGAAATAGATACCGAACGAATGAAGGTAGCTCCCTACACCCGATACTGCATCAAGTGTCAGGAACGGAGCGAAGGCCCACCCTATCCCCCCGGGACAAAAATGTAA